A region of the Leptospira venezuelensis genome:
TCAGAGATTTAATCAGATCGGTAGGAGTAAATTCTCCAGAATTTAAACCTTTTTTAATATCTGAATATTTTAATTTCCAAAGTTCTTTCATGTTTCGATCACCTTTGGAACTACGAAATATCCATTTTGGAAACTAGGTGCAAAAGATTCGATTTGTGAACGGCTTAAACCTTCTTTTGCCTTATCTACACGAAGTGAATTTGCTTCGTTCGGATATAAGTCCTCGTCGGATACAGAACTCACATTTAATTCAGTGATAGTATCCACATAATTCAGTACCTTATTAAAATCCGTAAGGAAATTTTGAATATCCTTAGGATCTATTTTGAGCCTAGATAACTCTGCGATTTTTTGAAGGGATTCTTCGTTTAGGTTCACGGCCTTCGTTCTC
Encoded here:
- the gatC gene encoding Asp-tRNA(Asn)/Glu-tRNA(Gln) amidotransferase subunit GatC, translating into MNLNEESLQKIAELSRLKIDPKDIQNFLTDFNKVLNYVDTITELNVSSVSDEDLYPNEANSLRVDKAKEGLSRSQIESFAPSFQNGYFVVPKVIET